From the Candidatus Peribacteria bacterium genome, one window contains:
- a CDS encoding FAD-dependent oxidoreductase, translating to MKTQQDAGFMETTSLWMATKTLPAFEPLTTNTHADVCIIGAGISGLTTAYLLCKAGKSVIVLDDGPIVSGETRRTTAHITNANDDRYHEMIRIHGLEKAKLIAESETRSIDQIETIVKEENISCDFERLDGYLFAAPDMPADELQKELDAVHAVGLENVDLLKQMPAKNLPTACLLFPKQAQFHPLAYLSGLAQAITKMGGQIHAHSRVTEIEEKESPFTITLENGQKVAATSLAVATNAPVNDNAMVFTKQSPYRTFVIGLTVPKGAVPKALYWDTLDPYHYIRLQKDDDDATKEILIVGGEDHRSGEYDDAEKRYEILEKWARRHFPDCSDVRFRWSGQVLETIDGIAMIGRKPGGHAQSFITTGDSGQGMTHGTIAGMLLTDLISGKDNAWADVYNPSRVPLGAIKTFIEENAVTAKDLAGDYITPGDVKSMDEVKPGQGATMRTGLTKIALYRDTDGTMFARTAICPHKGCMIRWNSGEKSWDCPCHGSRYNIHGQVLNGPTMKDLPPASV from the coding sequence ATGAAGACACAACAAGACGCCGGATTCATGGAGACAACCTCACTGTGGATGGCCACAAAAACATTGCCTGCATTCGAGCCGCTCACCACTAATACACACGCCGATGTCTGTATTATCGGCGCCGGCATCAGCGGACTGACGACTGCCTATCTGCTCTGCAAAGCAGGAAAATCGGTCATCGTTCTGGATGATGGCCCGATCGTGAGCGGCGAAACAAGGCGCACGACAGCGCACATCACAAACGCCAACGACGACCGGTATCATGAGATGATCCGCATTCACGGACTAGAAAAGGCAAAGCTCATTGCAGAGAGTGAGACCAGATCGATTGATCAGATTGAAACAATTGTGAAAGAGGAAAACATTTCCTGTGACTTTGAACGGCTGGATGGATACCTGTTTGCCGCTCCAGATATGCCCGCTGATGAGCTGCAGAAAGAGCTGGATGCTGTGCATGCGGTAGGCCTGGAAAACGTCGATTTACTGAAGCAAATGCCCGCAAAAAATCTGCCGACTGCCTGTTTACTCTTCCCGAAACAGGCACAGTTTCATCCGCTCGCCTATCTCTCCGGACTAGCGCAGGCAATCACGAAGATGGGCGGACAGATCCATGCACACTCCCGCGTAACGGAGATTGAGGAAAAAGAATCCCCGTTCACCATCACTCTCGAAAACGGGCAAAAGGTGGCTGCCACGTCTCTGGCTGTTGCAACCAATGCACCCGTCAACGATAACGCGATGGTCTTTACCAAGCAGTCTCCATACCGCACATTTGTGATCGGACTGACGGTTCCGAAAGGGGCCGTTCCGAAAGCGCTCTACTGGGATACACTCGATCCGTATCACTACATCCGCCTCCAGAAAGATGATGACGATGCGACCAAAGAGATCCTGATTGTCGGCGGAGAGGATCACCGGTCCGGTGAATATGATGATGCGGAGAAGCGCTACGAGATCCTCGAAAAGTGGGCGCGACGGCATTTCCCTGACTGCAGTGATGTGCGGTTTCGGTGGTCCGGACAGGTACTGGAAACCATCGACGGCATCGCGATGATCGGACGCAAACCCGGCGGCCACGCACAGTCATTTATCACAACCGGTGACTCCGGTCAGGGCATGACGCACGGGACTATTGCCGGCATGCTGCTCACGGATCTCATCAGCGGGAAAGACAATGCGTGGGCCGACGTCTATAACCCGAGCCGCGTTCCGCTCGGTGCCATCAAAACATTTATCGAGGAAAATGCAGTGACCGCAAAAGATCTGGCTGGTGACTATATCACCCCGGGTGACGTCAAAAGTATGGATGAGGTAAAGCCGGGACAAGGTGCCACGATGCGCACCGGGCTCACAAAAATCGCACTCTACCGCGATACAGACGGCACGATGTTTGCACGCACCGCCATCTGTCCGCACAAAGGCTGCATGATCCGCTGGAACAGCGGCGAAAAGTCGTGGGACTGTCCGTGCCACGGGTCGCGGTATAATATCCACGGACAAGTTCTGAATGGACCCACCATGAAAGATCTGCCGCCCGCCTCCGTTTAA
- a CDS encoding DNA topoisomerase IB: MHIKLPEDLDPKQAAKDAGLRYMSDDGPGITRLKKGAHFSYKDEHGKIITDADTLARIASLVIPPAWTAVWICPSPRGHIQATGRDEKGRKQYRYHAKWRELRNKTKYDKLVSFGFVLPSIRQRVLEDLDRPALSEAKILATIVRLLDVTHMRIGNEEYAKDNHSYGLTTLRNKHVNVDGSTIRFSFRGKSGVEQELEIHDRRLARIIHQCQDIPGHELFQYMDAKGRKQAVNSEHVNAYIHDIAKEEFTAKDFRTWGGTIRAAESLMELGESDDEKYIKTCLVCAVKEAASVLGNRPATCRKYYIDPRIFEAYEAMQLCRELERFLKQKADPTAYALKPIEKGVHHILQKSSKNG, from the coding sequence ATGCACATTAAACTGCCGGAAGATCTCGATCCGAAACAGGCTGCAAAAGACGCAGGCCTCCGTTACATGTCTGATGACGGTCCTGGCATTACGCGTCTGAAAAAGGGTGCGCATTTTTCGTACAAAGATGAGCACGGAAAAATAATCACCGATGCCGACACTCTCGCGCGTATCGCGTCACTGGTCATTCCTCCGGCGTGGACCGCTGTCTGGATCTGCCCGTCTCCGCGCGGACATATTCAGGCAACAGGACGGGATGAAAAAGGACGGAAGCAGTACCGCTACCACGCAAAGTGGCGCGAGCTCCGCAATAAAACCAAATACGATAAGCTCGTATCTTTTGGCTTCGTGCTGCCATCAATCAGACAACGTGTCCTTGAGGACCTCGACCGTCCAGCCCTCAGTGAGGCAAAAATTCTTGCGACTATCGTGCGACTTCTGGATGTCACACATATGCGCATCGGCAACGAAGAATATGCAAAGGACAATCACTCGTACGGACTCACGACACTACGGAACAAGCATGTGAATGTGGATGGATCGACGATCCGTTTTTCGTTCCGCGGCAAAAGCGGTGTCGAACAGGAACTGGAAATCCACGACCGGCGGCTCGCACGCATCATTCACCAGTGTCAGGATATTCCGGGTCATGAACTCTTTCAGTACATGGATGCAAAAGGGCGAAAGCAGGCCGTCAATTCCGAACATGTAAACGCGTACATTCACGACATCGCGAAAGAAGAATTCACTGCCAAAGATTTCCGGACATGGGGCGGCACCATCCGCGCTGCAGAATCACTCATGGAACTCGGAGAAAGTGATGACGAAAAATACATCAAAACCTGTCTGGTCTGTGCGGTAAAAGAGGCGGCGAGCGTCCTTGGAAACAGACCTGCAACATGCCGCAAGTACTACATTGATCCACGCATTTTTGAAGCGTATGAAGCCATGCAGCTCTGCAGAGAATTGGAGCGTTTTCTGAAGCAAAAAGCAGATCCAACGGCTTATGCGCTCAAGCCCATCGAGAAAGGGGTCCATCATATCCTGCAGAAATCGTCTAAAAATGGCTGA
- a CDS encoding glycoside hydrolase family 57 protein: MSQSPLLCFYFQVHQPYRLKDLRVRDIGTDGMDYFDDEKNEAIFRKVAEKCYLPTNTLMLELLKKHPDFAISYSLSGVFLDQCKEYGQDVLDSFVALAQTGRVEFLSETYYHSLSSVKSLPEFCQQVKKHMQTIEELFGQTPTMFRNTELIFNNEIAQMVKQMGFKGIVAEGADHLLRHRSPNIPYRPPEFQLSPEKEEIIAEYRPHMKPSDSIHILLKNYRLSDDVAFRFSDKNWAAFPLMSHTYADWLQGNSGHSINLFMDYETFGEHQWEHTGIFDFLRSLPDECEKRGIKAATPSAVLDLWKDSETDTYDVHNTISWADTERDLSAWLGNHIQRSALDAIYAMEEAVKKTGDQKLIDTWRKLQTSDHFYYMCTKYWSDGDVHKYFSPYDSPYEAYRRFSHALCDLKSRVTMTSESDIHTHQKNNSIPITHNQ, translated from the coding sequence ATGTCCCAATCCCCCCTCCTCTGCTTCTACTTCCAGGTCCATCAGCCCTACCGCCTGAAGGATCTGCGTGTGCGTGACATCGGCACGGACGGCATGGATTACTTCGATGATGAAAAGAACGAAGCCATCTTCCGCAAGGTTGCCGAGAAGTGCTATCTCCCGACAAACACCCTGATGCTGGAGCTCCTGAAAAAACATCCGGACTTTGCCATCAGTTATTCGCTCTCCGGTGTGTTTCTGGATCAGTGCAAAGAGTACGGACAGGACGTCCTCGATTCGTTTGTAGCCCTCGCTCAAACTGGTCGTGTCGAATTTTTGTCCGAGACGTATTATCACTCTCTCAGCTCGGTAAAGTCGCTTCCGGAATTCTGTCAGCAGGTCAAAAAGCACATGCAGACAATCGAAGAACTGTTCGGTCAGACGCCGACCATGTTCCGGAATACCGAGCTGATTTTCAATAATGAGATTGCGCAGATGGTAAAGCAGATGGGATTCAAAGGCATTGTCGCCGAAGGCGCGGATCACCTGCTCCGGCACAGAAGCCCGAACATCCCCTACCGCCCGCCCGAGTTCCAGCTCTCGCCGGAAAAGGAAGAAATAATCGCAGAGTACCGCCCGCATATGAAACCGAGTGACTCGATTCATATTCTCCTCAAAAACTACCGACTGAGCGACGACGTTGCCTTCCGCTTCTCAGACAAAAACTGGGCAGCATTTCCGCTGATGAGCCACACGTATGCAGACTGGCTCCAGGGCAACAGCGGCCACAGCATCAACCTCTTCATGGACTACGAAACCTTCGGAGAACATCAGTGGGAACACACCGGTATTTTCGACTTCCTGCGCTCACTGCCGGATGAATGCGAGAAGCGGGGCATCAAAGCTGCAACCCCCTCCGCTGTGCTTGATCTCTGGAAGGACAGTGAGACCGATACCTATGATGTGCATAACACCATCTCCTGGGCAGATACCGAACGCGATCTCTCCGCCTGGCTCGGAAACCATATCCAGCGCTCCGCTCTCGACGCTATCTATGCGATGGAAGAAGCAGTCAAAAAGACCGGCGATCAAAAACTGATTGATACCTGGCGCAAACTCCAGACGTCCGACCACTTCTACTACATGTGCACCAAATACTGGAGTGACGGCGACGTACACAAATACTTCAGTCCCTATGACTCCCCCTACGAAGCCTACCGAAGATTCAGTCACGCTCTGTGCGATCTGAAGTCACGCGTGACCATGACCTCCGAATCCGACATTCACACACATCAAAAAAACAATTCCATCCCCATAACTCATAACCAATAA
- a CDS encoding glycosyltransferase family 4 protein, with protein sequence MSLHSLMFGWEYPPLHSGGLGVACHGLVRGLLKNGVQVTLILPTSAQDNVTGLAIRGPGDDVPVIRYVKSTLRPYESVEEFAARMHMEAPGEEIQDLYGPGLGEAVERFSDMSVAMTHDIDADVIHCHDWMTYGAGMKAAAHHRVPLVAHIHATELDRTDFHPNQWIFDREQQGLMAADTVIAVSNYTKSILVNRYGIPADKIRVVHNGHDQPVAQSTDIITDLAPKPPLVLFLGRLTVQKNPWQFLETAKVIHELRPDVQFVMAGDGGMLNELMERACELGLTDCMAFTGKVSRDQVSSLYRQASCFVMPSLSEPFGLVALEAIGHNVPVVLSRQSGAAEVIDHGFVVDFWDTERFADCILTILRETPLAEQLIAEAPNVLKRLSWKNQAGAVSSIYQDIIT encoded by the coding sequence ATGTCTCTGCACTCGCTCATGTTCGGCTGGGAATATCCCCCGCTCCACTCTGGTGGACTCGGTGTGGCCTGCCACGGACTCGTGCGCGGACTTTTGAAAAACGGTGTGCAGGTCACACTCATTCTGCCGACATCCGCACAGGACAATGTGACAGGACTTGCCATCCGCGGACCGGGCGATGATGTGCCGGTTATCCGGTATGTGAAGAGCACGCTGCGTCCGTACGAAAGCGTGGAAGAATTTGCAGCACGCATGCACATGGAAGCACCGGGCGAAGAAATTCAGGATCTGTACGGCCCCGGTCTCGGCGAAGCGGTCGAACGTTTTTCCGATATGAGTGTCGCGATGACACACGACATTGATGCCGATGTCATTCACTGTCATGACTGGATGACCTACGGCGCCGGCATGAAAGCCGCGGCCCATCACCGTGTCCCGCTCGTCGCACACATTCACGCAACCGAACTCGACCGCACCGACTTCCACCCGAACCAGTGGATTTTTGATCGTGAGCAGCAGGGACTGATGGCTGCGGATACCGTGATTGCAGTGAGCAACTATACAAAATCGATCCTCGTAAACCGCTACGGTATTCCGGCAGATAAAATCCGCGTCGTCCATAACGGTCATGACCAGCCGGTGGCACAGAGCACGGACATTATAACGGATCTCGCACCAAAGCCCCCACTCGTCCTCTTCCTCGGACGCCTCACAGTGCAGAAAAACCCGTGGCAATTCCTGGAGACCGCGAAGGTCATTCACGAGCTGCGGCCGGACGTCCAGTTTGTCATGGCCGGTGACGGCGGCATGCTGAACGAACTGATGGAACGGGCATGCGAACTGGGACTGACCGACTGTATGGCGTTCACCGGCAAAGTCAGCCGCGACCAGGTGAGCAGCCTCTACCGGCAGGCCAGCTGTTTCGTAATGCCGTCTCTCAGTGAACCATTCGGACTCGTTGCACTCGAGGCCATCGGACACAACGTGCCGGTCGTGCTCAGCAGACAGTCAGGAGCAGCCGAGGTGATCGACCACGGATTTGTGGTGGACTTCTGGGACACCGAACGCTTCGCAGACTGCATCCTCACCATCCTCCGCGAAACCCCGCTCGCTGAACAATTGATTGCCGAAGCCCCGAACGTCCTCAAGCGCCTCAGCTGGAAAAACCAGGCCGGCGCCGTTTCCTCCATCTACCAAGACATCATCACATAA